The nucleotide window TGGCGCGGCTCATGAGCATGGTCGCCTTGCCGTCCCAGACCCAGTCGATGTTGAAGCGCGTGAGGCACCGGTCCATGACCGGCGTTTCCAGCCGCGCCGTGCGCCAGTTGCGCCCGCCGTCGGCGGACACATCCACCTGCCGGACCTTGCCGCGGCCCGACCAGGCCAGGCCGCTGATGCTGTAGAAACCCTTGTCCAGCAGCACCTGCCCGCCCGAGGGCGTGGTGATGACGCTCTTGCACTCCTGGATGCTGCTGTACTGGCGGTGCGTGCCGTCGGGCAACAGATCGACGTAGTGGATGGCTTCGTCCTTGGTCGCCCAGGGCTGGTCGCCCAGCTCGATGCGGCGCAGGTACTTGACCCAGCTCACGCCTTGCACGCCGGGCACGACCAGGCGCAACGGGTAACCGTTTTCCGGGCGCAGCATTTCGCCGTTCTGGCCGTAGGCGACCAGCACCTGGCCGCTGGTGACCAGGCTCATGGGGATGGTGCGCGTCATGGACGAGCCATCCGCGCCCTCGGCCAGCACGAACTTTCCGCCCTTGAGATCTGCGCCGGCCATCTCCAGCAGCGTGATGAGCGGCACGCCGGTGAACTCGCTGCACGACAGCATGCCGTGCGAGTACTGCACCGTGGGCACGGCGACGTTGCCCCACTCCATGCCGGTGTTGGCGCCGCACTCGATGAAGTGAAAGCGCGACACGCTGGGCAGGCGCATCAGCTCGTCCATGGTGAAGACCTTGGGCGTCTTGACCATGCCGTTGAGCATCAGGCGGTGCTGCGCCGGATCGACGTCCCACCAGCCCTGGTGGTGCCGCTCGAAGTGCAACCCATTGGGCGTGACGATGCCGAACAGCGATTGCAGCGGCGCGAACGACACCGAGGACTGGCTGGTTTGCGTCAGGCCGGGGCTGGGGCGGCGCTGCACGTTGGCTTCGTACTTGGACGGCATGCCATAGCCATCGGTCACCACCGGCTGGCCCAGGCCAGTGCTGTGCGCCGGCAGGTTCAGGATGGCCGGATCGCCTTCGCCCACGCTTTTGGCTCCCTGCGCCGCCGCTGCGGCGGCGCCGCCAGCGGCCGCGGCCGTGGCGAAGGCTTTGCGGATGAAGTCACGCCGGCCCTGCTTGCCCTCGGCAAAGACCGTGCGCACACCGGCGGCATCCAGAAAATTCTCGGGCGCCTTGCGCAGGCGCCCGCGCTCCATGCTGGCCGGAGCGGGCTGGGGCTGTATGTCCGTCATCATGCTCTATTCGTTATATGCACAATGACTTATGTTACGCCCGACCGGCCTGCCTAGCGTCGGGGTTAATACGCAGGCCGCTGTCGCGAAGTCGACAGTGCGGGCGTTCCCAGGCGCCTCGGCAGGCGCGCTCAGGGGCCGAAGCGGTAGTGGTCGCGGTTGAGCACTGCGGAAATCGCCGTTACCTCTTCCGGGAACAGGCCCAGATTCATCCGCGTATTGCAGCCCTCGACCATGCCGCGCAGCTTGCCTGCGGTGTCGATGGCGCCCTTGGGCCGGTAGATGGCCTTGCCGTCGTCGGCCCACTTCATGGCGTGGCACTGGTTGCACTTGTGCTCGGCGATCAGCTGCTCGCCCAGCTTCAAGTCGGCATCCTTGAAGATCGCTGGCACCGGCGTCTGCGCCCAGGCACCGGCGGCGGCCATCAGGGCGGGCAGCAGCAGGTGCTGCGGTCGAATGCGGAAAGCTGGCATGGGAAACCTCCTTGCAGGACTTGTCACGGTGCGTTATGCCCCGGCAGCGACGGCCTTGCGCGCCTGCTCCAGGCGGCGCTCCAGATAGCCGTGATAGAAATCT belongs to Melaminivora suipulveris and includes:
- the soxC gene encoding sulfite dehydrogenase, whose translation is MMTDIQPQPAPASMERGRLRKAPENFLDAAGVRTVFAEGKQGRRDFIRKAFATAAAAGGAAAAAAQGAKSVGEGDPAILNLPAHSTGLGQPVVTDGYGMPSKYEANVQRRPSPGLTQTSQSSVSFAPLQSLFGIVTPNGLHFERHHQGWWDVDPAQHRLMLNGMVKTPKVFTMDELMRLPSVSRFHFIECGANTGMEWGNVAVPTVQYSHGMLSCSEFTGVPLITLLEMAGADLKGGKFVLAEGADGSSMTRTIPMSLVTSGQVLVAYGQNGEMLRPENGYPLRLVVPGVQGVSWVKYLRRIELGDQPWATKDEAIHYVDLLPDGTHRQYSSIQECKSVITTPSGGQVLLDKGFYSISGLAWSGRGKVRQVDVSADGGRNWRTARLETPVMDRCLTRFNIDWVWDGKATMLMSRATDETGYVQPSMRQLREVRGTRSIYHNNAIQTWLVQENGEVKNVQVS